Below is a genomic region from Balaenoptera acutorostrata chromosome 9, mBalAcu1.1, whole genome shotgun sequence.
atggataaatggatggacaGTTCTTTTAAGAATGTGTATCTTCATGGGATGATAGATTGATAGCGTGTGAAGGAAAGGGAGGATGGGCCGATGGGTGTATAGATGAATTGATACCAGCTCAACAGCTGATTACACGAATGGATGtaataaaaaattggaagaaCGGGgtagaggaaagaaagggagggataatatataaatggatgaatggacaactTAATTTGGAGGTGAATGAAGGGGaagcaggaataaatgaaaggaaaagatggagagatggaAATGTATTGATGGTTGACGGATGATTGGCTggatggtgggtgggtggataCATGGTTgtgagaaggagaaagggaagagagaagggctgATGAATAGAAGTTTTAATGAATGATTCATTAGCTATACTGATAGAAGGAGTTGGTAGATACAAGAATGGAGAATAGTACAAAGGAAGGCTGTATGGTtgggtggatgaatgaataaaccgaGAGATGGAAAGAAAGTGCAGGAAAAtggacagagagaggaagagatgagAGGATGAATAGACAGAAAGGTGATGACTACAGGAAGAAGAGTTAGTGATTCAAAAAGGGTCCGAGAAAGGAACTTGATGGTGACCTCAAGGCAGTTACTTTGTATCACTGtgcccgtttcctcatctgtaaaacaaggatatAAATTGCACTTATTCATAGGGTTTTGTTATCATTAAATAAAATGCTACATCTAATTAAATAATTAGAAGTTCTTAGAAAGGTGCCTAGAATATactcaataattaattaattaattaagagctCAATAattaattgttgttgttttatggtTATTGTTATTTGCTGGCTTGTTACTATTGCTATTACTATGAATGAGTAAGGGGGGAAACAGATGAAtccagggaagaaagaaagactaGATGGAGAGCTGGGTGGATGGGTAGATGAACAGAGTAATGGATGAGGTTGGTGGATAGACagtggaaggaaagggagaaaacaaagaCAGATGATGAAATGAGTAGAAACATGAATTTAGTAAATAAGTGAAAGAGTGAATATAGGGATGGTTGACAGTATGGAAGTGAAATTCCGGAAGGAAAGAAGATGAATAGATGAATTTTTGGAGAGAAAGTGGATGGGCAGGTAGCTGAAAGGGTGGAACCATGAGTGCACGCATTGGTGGGTCGACAAGGTGAGTGAGGGTCTCTTCCTCACAGACCCGCCCCTCCTACAGCctccttcctcacctgtaaatggTACCTCCCTTCTTTCAACTGCGCAGATGAGTGTCCTTGGAGTAATCTTTGGATCTTCTCTATTTTTCCCTCACCTTATGTCCAATCCATCAGGATACTCTGTtgacttttctttcaaaatatacgACCAGTTTTAACTCCACTCCCACCCTCTGAACCAAGACTTGACTAAGTCAACCGCCTTCGGTTTGGTCTCCCAACTCCCCAACCCCTTGCATCCTTAGAGTCTATTCTTCACTAGTAGCAAGagcaatcttttaaaatgtaagtcacatagggacttccctggcggtccagtggttaggactccatgcttccactgcagggggcgtgggttcgacccccggttggggaactaagatcccacatgccgcatggcatggccaaaaaaaaagaagaaaaaaagtaagtcaCATAATATTGACTCTTCATTTACCACAGCCTCACTCATCCCTGCCTCTGGGCTTGTCtcgccccctccctccaccctggcTGCAGAGTTCACAGCTCTGATCACCTCTCCCTTCCGCGTCCCCCACACCCTTCCCATGGAATTCCGAGTCTTTCACTGCACGGCCTCAGTCTGCCTTTCCTGGACCATCTTCTGCTCCCCACAGAGGATGGGGCCCTGCTGTTCCCCCCGACTGCCCCACCCTCGTGTCTTAGTTTATGAACTCCTGTCCCCTCACCCACCCTTCAAGGCCCAGGGAAAGTGCTGCCTCCCCCAGAAGTGTCCGGGGCTGACCCCAACCTCACGCCCAAGCTGGGAGTGAAGTGTTCTTCTCCTGAAACGTTTGGTGCGTATGCATCTTCCCACGCGCCCTCTGTCCATCCACCCATTCCTCCAGCATCCTTTGCCCCCCAACTTGGGCAGCCCTGCCTTGGGTCGGGGGTGGGCAGCTGTGGTCAGGTCGGGGGCTCTCTGATGGGGAGGAAGGTTCGGCCAGAGGGAGGCAGCAGAgcctttgggggtgggggcaacCCGGGCCTCACAAAGGTCCCAGGCTGGGGGCAGCCCAGCGCACCCAGGGAGCTCACagaagggcaggggctggggcgtTTGGTGAGCTTAGGGAAGGGGTTAAAAGTGGGTCAtgcagggccttgaatgccaagaTGAGGAGGTTGGACTTCTCCAGACCGAGAAAGGGGAGCCGGGGGTCATCGTGAACAGCTCGTGCAGACTGCACAGATGGAGAACTGGCCTTCTGTGTCTGTGCCATCCCCAGGCACCAGGCCGAGCCCACGAGGCCCCGATCTGCACTGAACGTGCCCCTGGGGGTGGGCGGGGACAGACAGGGACAGCTAGGGACACAGCGCTTCTTTCTCACCCACCGAAGGCCAGCCTCTGCCCTGCTCCTGTGCTTATTtgaatgttgttttgttttgctgtgttttgtaaacagatgaggaaatgggctCAGTGAAGCGAGATCACTGCCTTTAAGAGGCCACGCGGGGAATTAGCCAAGGCTTCCTGACCCCAAGGCCATCAGGCGCCCTTGGAAGTGCCCACGACGGGCTGCAAACGATGTAGGGTGCAGCAGCCCAGGAGACGTGCAGCTGGACGGGCAGCTGGACGAATTCCCAGGCGTGGGAGCCCGTGCCAGCCAGGTCTGTCCTCCCCTCTGCCCGGGACAGAGGCATCTCACCTTGCTCGCCCctcccagggaagccccaagccttTCTGCCCTCGCTAATGCCCAGGAAGGACGTGAGGGAGCAGCTGGGCTGCAGGCACGGTGAATCCCCTTCCGTCTCTAGAAGCACCAACTCCCACCCGCACTGCAGAGTGGATCCTGAACCATTCAGAAATCTGTGACCTACCTACAACCCGCAGCAGATGGGCCTGCCCTGTGCCAGCCAGCTGCCCACGGGCGCACACGCAGCCGGGCCCAGGTCCACAGGCTAGTGGTGGGGCCGGGCAAGAGGGCCCAGGGAGGCAGAGCTGCGGCTGGCCTGGGGCTTCACCCCCAATTCCCAGGGATCCCTGCAcgcacacacaatacacacaatTACATGCACACTCCCAtccacacactcatgcacacacatatacaatgcaTTGCCACACCTATATGCAGGCATATGCtcgtgcacacacatatacacactcatgCATTCATACTCCCACACATACaattatacacacatgcacactcacacccacacacactcacagttaCAAGTGCACTCTTATGCCTACACAgttcatgcacacacatacacacacacaaatgctcacACCTATATGCagacacacactcatgcacacacgtGCCGCACACTCACATATGCACACCCATGCATTCACACTCCCACagttacacacacatgcatgctgACACctatatgcatgcacacacaacaTACACAATTATACACGTGCACACTCCCAtccacacactcatgcacacatacacaatgcATTCTCACACCTATATGCAGGCATATGCTCGTGCACACACATgcaacacacatatgcacactcaTGCATTCACTCCCACACATACaattatacacacatgcacactcacccacacactcacacaattaCAAGTGCACTCTTATGCCTACACAGTtcatgcacacatgtacacacttaCACACAAATGCTCACACCTATATGCAGGCACACACTCGTGCACACACATGccacacactcacatatgcaTACCCATGCATTCACACTCCCACACATACAattacacacatatgcatgctaACACctatatgcatgcacacacaataTACACAATtatacacatgcacacccacACCCCTATATGCATGCTCGCACACATAATtacatacacgtgcacacacccccacacactcATAGTTACAAATGCACTCTCACGCCTACAcaactcatgcacacacacatgcatgctcaCACCTATATgcaggcacacatgcacacacatgcaacaCTCACGCctatatgcacacacactcacgcacacgTGCACACTCACGCACACTCAGTGGACACAGTTCCTGTGTGGTGGAGCCCAGGGCCGGGTACACAGGCCTGGATTTGAAGGCGGTGGGTGATCGTGATGCCAGTGATAAGTCAGGAGGACAAGAAGGCCAGGTGGCCAGAGCGTGTGACGCCGGGGCAGGGGGCTCCGCGCTCAGAGATGCACAGAGGCGGAGCTGTCCCAGCACCTTCCCCAAGGCCAGCCTCTCGGGCCCAGCCCCTCCTCGGCCTCcagcacccccacccccccgccccgtgtTCTGCCCCCGCCCCGCTGGGCAGCTGCAATCAGTGAAATGCGCCTGGCCTTGGACACTCAGATCTGGGCTCAGGAAAAGTGATGATCTGGCGAGATGTGAGCCAGGCCCTTCTGGGGTGGCGGGAAGGGAGCGATGCCCTGAGTCTACCCCCCCTTCCTGCTGGTTGGGCTCCAGCAGCCCCAGGCTCTTGGGTCCTTACACATCTGCATGGATCTCCTGACCCCCAAGTGTGAGTCAATCACAGCTCCCCTCCCGCCATCTCGGTCCATTTCTCTCCACTTCGCCCCCACCCCGGGGCGGGGATGGGGTCCTGTCTGCCTGGGACACTGCTCTGCTCCCAGCCAGCTCCTCTCACAGCAGCAAGGGGCTTCTGGAAGCTGTATACACTCAGGGCGTGGGGTCGGGGTGTACGGAACACCCTCACGCCTCCCTCCCCCGGGCTCCCGGCTCCCACACAGCCTCCCCGAGACGGACCATCTAGAAACCGTGTGTGATGGGAGGCAGAGCAGCGGCTGGGGGTCAGCACCCCCATCTGTCTGTCACGGCCTCCCTCTGAGTGCCTGCCTGGCATCAGGTTCCCTGCAAGGGGCTTGGACAAGAAGGTCTCCAGCAGTGACGTCACCCCTCCTCCTGTCAACAGGGGAAGGATTCCAAGGCCTCTTCATCTCCCTGCTGGCTCCATCCCATATGCCTAGGGGCAGCTTCACCCAGGCCTAATTCCCACGGCCCCCGCCCAGGGGACAGGACACCGAGTCCCAGGTCCCCAACCCACAGACCAAACTCGCTGCGCAGAGACCTTGGCCCTGAGGACCCCGGGCCCTGACAAGACACCCTGGAAGGTTCCCCAGCTCAGGAGAGGATGGGCTGGCTCTCCCTGCCGGCCCGGAGCTGGCTGACGTCCGTGTCTCGCTGGGTCCCCCACCATCCTTCTATCCCTTGGCCCCTCCGCTGCACCTGCTGCACCCATGGGCTTCTCtgcgagggagggggcagagtgaTGCACCAGCACCCACTTCTCCtgctcccccccgccccctcctccatcccccaccccccgcccggcTCACTTTGAGGGAGTAGGCCAGGGCGATGAAGCCCAGGCAGCAGAAGTTGAGGTAGACGAAGTTGAAGATGGACCACAGGTAGTAGTCGTTCACCTCCGTGGTGTCCGGGTAGACCTCGATGACCGTCGTGGGATTCGTCATGGTCTTCTTCTCTGCTAGGTGCTTGCAGGCCTGGGGGGCGCTGGTGGCCCGCACGCTGTCTGTCTTGCTGCTCTTGGACTCCATGGGGAACAGGGTGGGTGCCATGGGGGGTGAGGCTGAGGGCTCAGGGCCGGGGGccactggagcctgcagggcggggggcttggacacgcaggcgaAGCAGCCCTTGGGCGAAGCTGCCGGGGGCCTCGGGATCCAGAAGGCCCCGTCCAGGGGAACTCGGGCTTCCTGGGTGCCGTCCGTGGTGCTGGCCGGGGCTCCCAGCGGGGCTGGGCACTGGCTGGGGCCCTGGGCctgcagggagggggagaggaaggatgaGCCGGGTCCGGATCACCCTATCGGGCCCACCCCGGCACCCTGCGGCGTCTCCCCTGCGGCCCCATAAACAGCCCCCCAGGACAACCCCCACCCGCCGCAGATGCCGAAGCCCTCACAGCAGCCTTGGCGGGGACGTCAGGGGCTCTTCGCCACTTCGCCATCTGCACACAGTCACCCACTGACACGCAGCAGCAGCGCTCCGCCAGCATCCCGACTGGCACGCTCTTGCAGGAAACACAGCAACCGGCACCCGCACACAGCCCGGCCCACACAGGGCACGCAGACCCACCGTGACACAGTCGCTCTCCGGCGGAAGGAGCAGAGCGCCCCGGGGCACCTGCGCGCTGGCGCCCGCTGACACCTCGGACACAAACGCCGGCACCACCGCCCGGCTCCCCAGACCCCGGCGCACGCCAGGCGCTCAGAGAGGCCGCCAGGTAAACAACCCCGCACTGTGACGCTCACACACCGCGACACAGGCCCCGACGCGAGCCCCCGAGGAGGAACACGGCGGCCGCTGGGGCTCCGACCGCGCGCGCATCGCCCCCTCACCCCCCGGCCCCGAGCGGCGCCCGGACCCCAAGAGCGCGCACTCGCCGCGGGCCACTCGCGCCGTGCCGGGAACGGGCGCACAATGACACTCTGCGACACGAACACTCTCCGACGAGGCACCCGCGTCCCGCGCCGCCCCGGGGGTCCGCAGCCGAGGCCCCGCGGCCCCGCAGGCCCCCAGCCCGGCCCGGGTCTGCCGCAGCCGCCCGGACGGCGCGCCCTCACCTACTGGCGACTCCTCGGCGGCCCGGCCCGACCCAGCGCCGCGCCCCGCGCGTCCTTCCGCCGTGCCGCGGGGGTCTGGCTGTCCCGCCGCTCCGCGTCCCAGCGGCCCGACCTCGGCGCGGGAAGCGCGCGGGGTGGCGGGGCGCGGGGTGGCGGCGCTCCCTCCGCAGCGCCAGGCCGGCCGCCGGCTGCAGCCCAAGCCTGACtcacggcggcggcggcggcggcgggcgcagccacctccccgccccctcccgctGGCGGGGTGGGGGCAGCGGGCGCCGGCCGGAAGCGGCGACCCTCGGGGTGGCAGAGTCGGCCAGGGATGGGTTCCGCTGCAGCGCCAGACCCCGGTGCCCGCGCGCCACCCgcgtctcccctccccaccccctgcgcCCTCCCTCTTgctgagcccccagcccctcgCTGAGTCCTCGCTGAGTCCTCGCATCTGTCTCCCCAGGGGAGAGCCCCTTCCTCCTTCTGTGCGCCCCCTCCGCTCCCCCCGCAGCTCCCAGGACCGTGTCAGAGCCCCTTCCCCTTGCGTGCTGCCCCTTCTCCGCCTGTTGAGTTTCCTGCTCCCCCCGGCTCTGTCCGCATGTCAGTCCTGGCCCTCCACCCACCCCGCAGCCCCAGGCCCGGTGGGTGTCTGAGCCTCCCCAAGCCCCTCCACCCACAGAGCCCAGGTGCCTCCAGCCTGTCCTCACCAAGCGGGTCCTCATGCCTAGCCCGGCCCCTGTCTGCTCTCCTGTCCCCGCACGACCCTAGACCCTATCCAAGCCCCCTCCAGGGCCTCTGTCCTCCTTGAGTCTctggcccctcccagcccccaggcccccaaCTGCAGTCTCTCCCTGAGCAGGGTGCAGCTCCCCAGGCCCCCACTGGTGTGCCCAGCTCTGCACAATCCCATCCCTGActgaggccccgcccccaggccgcCCTCACAGCCCTGTCCTTCCTGAGCCCACCCCCGTTGGAGTTCCTGCCCCCATATTTTCCCCCGTTGGAGTTCCTGCCCCCATATTTTCCCCAAATCGGACTCACGGGTGCCCAGCTCAGAGCCCCTGAGCCCCACGCTCGATAACGTGGCTCACCCCCAAAGTCCAGTCTTGAAGACTGTGACCCCTCACCTGTTGGAACCCTTTGCCCCTGGGACCAGGTGTCCCTCTCCAAGCCCCTATGACACCGGTCTCCTTGGAGTCCAGGCCACTCACCTGCCCATGCCTCTCTGCAAGCCCGGCCCGTCCCACCCTGTGGATGCTCTGTCCCCCAAgtccctccccaacccccggcCTCAGCCTGCCAGCCCCCGTCTACCCCACCTTGCTTTCCTTATCTCTTTGACACTTGCCCCCAAGTGGCTTCCCCTTCCTGCAAAAGTCCCAAGGATACCCTCTGCCGTGGAGAAACCCCAGCCCCTGTGCTGCGCCCTGAGTCCCCACTTCCCTGTGCAGTGGCCTCTCTGAGCTGGGTCCTCTTCACCCGTCTGCCGGCCCCCATGGAGCCCAGACCCTCCAACCCTGCCACCCCCTGAAGCTGCCCTTCTGTGTGGCAGCCTGTTCCCTCCCTCGCCTCCCTCGAACCCCTGTTCTCCCCCAGGCTGTGCTCTGAGCCCTTCCTCCCGTGAAGCCCGGCTCTGCTCTGACCCTCTCAACCGGCCTCCCTTCCCTCCACgaccctctctcctcccagcctggGTCCTTCTCAGGGACCCCTTCTCCTCGGAGCTCTCGCCTGCCTGTGCCGGGCCCTCTCTGAACACTTCTCTCCCCTGCCTCAGTGCGCTCTGAGCCCGAGCCCTTCTCTGCACCCCGGTCCCTGGACACGTCCCACCCCAGCTccaggcccctcccctgccccgcccccaccccctggcTGACCCTGGTGCAGCCTCTGTCCGGGCTGGTCAGGAACCCCGCAGCGCAAGAGGTAGCTTTAAGGATGTTGATAAAACCGTCTTCAAGTGGGAGGGGTTCCCAAGCAAAGCTCGCCCCCGCCCTGACCACGCCCTCAGCAgggcccaggcccagggcccaCAGATCTCTGAGGGCAGATGGGGACTGCGGGGAGCTGGGGTTCAGTCTCCCTCATCCAAACCCCACTGCCCCTTTCCCAAGGGCCTGGCCTGGGGGCACCGGACCCCAATCGGGCTGAGTCTGACCTAAGGGGCCCTCCCAGGCTTGTGAGTGGCCTGTGAACTAGGCCACCTGGTCTCCCTGGTGTCTGAGCTGGTGTCCCCTGGGCCAGGCGCTGCCCAGGGCTGTACAGGCTGCTGTAAGGGGCCAACGGGCTGGTCTGCCCCTGCGTCCAGCTGGTCCTCGGGCAGCAGGAGAGGGCGCCCGGCCCACAGGAGGCTGCTGCAGGTCGCTGGGAAGGGGCTGGACTCAGGTGGGCTCCTGAGAGCTCAGCCCGAGGCTGGGTGTCCTCCAGGCAGGACACGCCCACCGGGGCCCCCTGGGCTGGTGCTGAGCGGGGCTGAGCCAGCCAGGACGAGAGCCAGTGTTTGGAGCGGCCGaacgccaggccctgtgctgggctcctCATCGCGTCCATCGGGCCCACCGCGAGGAGTTCCGTGTTGTCACCCACCTTCCCTAGACAGAGACTCCAGGCTCAGGATCGGGTCACAGAAGCTGGGTCTGAGCCCAGAGTCAGACTGCAGGGTCCGGAGAATCCCGGCCAGCTGAACGGGGCCCTCCTGGGGTCAGCACAGGGTGGCTGCACTGGCCCGACTCTGGGCAGGACGTCAGTGCCCTGATGGTCTGGACTAGGGGCTGGGGGCTCGGCCTGCGCTAACCCACATAGTGTCCAGGGGTCTGGGGCATCCCGCCACACTCGTCCCCGTGTTCCAGAAGAGAGGACCCTCCAGCCGAGGGTCACGGTGAGCAGGGCAAGCAGAGCAGGGGCCCGTGAGTCGGTGAGCCCCTGCTGGCCGGCCTCGGGTGGTGGGAGGCTGAGGGGGACAGAGAGTGGAGAGGGGGCCCAGGACGGTCAACgggcagggggtgaggggagggctgCGTCCTCCCTGGCAGCCCTGTCCTGCGGGCCTCCCAGGCACCAGCGTTGATGAGTCTCCCCAGAAACCCTGCAGCCCCGCAGAGCTCTGCCCGCTCCCAGCTCGAATTTCAGGCGCAGAGAACACCGGGCACGTGTTCATGATCCTCGGGCACGTGTTCATGATCCTCGTAATTCTGGAAGGCACCTGCTACGGCTCAGCTCCAGGGTGCAGCCCCCGGGCCCCCTGGGGCCAGGTCAGTGACAGCCACAGCCCTGCTGGCTAAGAAGGCACCAGGATGATGACAAATGTCACATCAGCCAGACCCCTACACCTGCAGGGGGTGGGTTCCAAGGAGGAGTCCAGAGTTAACCATCCCTGAAGAATCTGCCCCACCACCAAGTGTTcacaaactcctattcatccctcaAAACC
It encodes:
- the IFITM10 gene encoding interferon-induced transmembrane protein 10, whose product is MLAERCCCVSVGDCVQMAKWRRAPDVPAKAAAQGPSQCPAPLGAPASTTDGTQEARVPLDGAFWIPRPPAASPKGCFACVSKPPALQAPVAPGPEPSASPPMAPTLFPMESKSSKTDSVRATSAPQACKHLAEKKTMTNPTTVIEVYPDTTEVNDYYLWSIFNFVYLNFCCLGFIALAYSLKVRDKKLLNDLNGAVEDAKTARLFNITSSALAASCIILVFIFLRYPLTDY